GGTCGCTATACTTTTCGGTTAATTTTTTGATTCTCTGAAAGTCCGGGTTGGTTATGTTTGCGATCTCCACCCCACCTCTGGAAACCCATTCGATAAAATCTAATTGGGCATTTCTATTAAAATCAAGTAAATGCAGGGTTTCTGTTATTGATGCGATGGTAGTAATCAGTAAAAACCGGCTGGATTTGATAAATTCTATTGTTTTTTGATGATATTTATCTGATGAATCGAACAGGGCAATTAAGGGACCGCTGTCAATGAGAATTTTATCCATTCCTTTTTGCCCGAATTTTATCTTTTAGAAGTTCTTTTCTGTTTGAAGACAAATCGCTTCTACCGCTTGAGTATTTACCGAACAAGTCCTGGCCTGATTCCCACGGACTTTGTTTCTCGATCTTCTCAATATAATCAACAAGGCTTTTGCGGATAAGTTCTGATTTTGACAGGCCAAGATGTTTCGCTGTGTGACTGACTTGCTGCTCAAGCTTTGGGTCAAGTCTTAATGTAATCATAAATGCACCTCCGTAATACATAATGTGTTACAGCGGTGTGAGATGTCAATACCTTTTGAATCTAAGGGAATGACATGAGGCTGTTCATCTATAGACTCGAATGTTATGGTTTTACTCATAGGGCTTCTTTGCGATATACGCCCCGTAGCTGATGTGGGTTTTGTATCTTTCGTAGAGGTCAATTTCCTGCTGCTCTGCGTCCACGATCTCACGTGCCTCTTCGCTGTTTCCATTCCGGTTCAGGAAGTCACCAAATCTCGCCTGCATAGGCCGGTAGTATTCGTCCAGCCAGCAATGCTCCGGCAAAACAAAGTATCCGATGGGCGAGTAACCGTGTTTCTCCAAAACCCTGATCTTGGCCGAAGCCAGATTGATCTCGGGATACTCGCTATCCCAATGCTTTTGGAGTTCCGCTGGTCGAGAATCCGTGAGCCATGTGACCTCGGAGACAACCAGCAGGCCACCCGGTTTAAGGAAACGCCGCCATTCGGCCAGGCCTTTTTCAAACCCGATGTTGTAGATAGCCCCCTCGGACCAGATGACGTCCAATTCCTCATCAGCGAACGGCAGGTCGTCCATGGAGCATGCAAGGGTGGATATCCGATCAGCAACCCCTGCGCTTTCTGCTTTTTGATTCAGAAGGTCCAAGAAATCCTGAAGGAAGTCCACCGCCGTGATCTGGGCATTCAAGAGCCTGGCAAGCACG
The Desulfonatronovibrio magnus genome window above contains:
- a CDS encoding type II toxin-antitoxin system VapC family toxin; the protein is MDKILIDSGPLIALFDSSDKYHQKTIEFIKSSRFLLITTIASITETLHLLDFNRNAQLDFIEWVSRGGVEIANITNPDFQRIKKLTEKYSDLPMDFADSCLVLLAEKMDINTIATIDRDFSIYRIMGKKAFKTILF
- a CDS encoding class I SAM-dependent methyltransferase, producing MDDYTLLIDLHKRGHRQGPGGDAETELAIKHAMIDQTAPLKIADIGCGTGASTLVLARLLNAQITAVDFLQDFLDLLNQKAESAGVADRISTLACSMDDLPFADEELDVIWSEGAIYNIGFEKGLAEWRRFLKPGGLLVVSEVTWLTDSRPAELQKHWDSEYPEINLASAKIRVLEKHGYSPIGYFVLPEHCWLDEYYRPMQARFGDFLNRNGNSEEAREIVDAEQQEIDLYERYKTHISYGAYIAKKPYE
- a CDS encoding ribbon-helix-helix protein, CopG family, with translation MITLRLDPKLEQQVSHTAKHLGLSKSELIRKSLVDYIEKIEKQSPWESGQDLFGKYSSGRSDLSSNRKELLKDKIRAKRNG